ACTTACAGAAGAGAAGAATTTAGACAAAAAAGCATGATAGCACCGGTGTGTGCAGGTAGTATAGTTGGTTTTGGTCCTTTTGGTTATCATATGGCTTTAATGGGACTTTTTCAAATTTTTGATCAAATTAATGCATATAAAGCAGCTCAAGCAAAAGCTCAACAAGCAAATCAATGAATTTTATCTTAAAAAACGAAAATGCACTTTTTTATGAGTGTGGTTATTCTTGCGATAATGCCTTGTTTTTAAAACTTGAAGATGAGGCATTTTTTATTACTGATGCAAGATATAGCTTTGAAGCTAGCGAAATGATAAAAAATGCTAGAGTAATTTTAGCACAAGATCTTTTTGCTAGTGCTAGAGAGCTTTTGGAAAAAACAGGGGTTGATAAAGTATGTTTTGATCCAAAAGAATTTAGCCATTTTGAGTTTAAAGAGCTTGGTAAAAGTGTAAATGTTGTTTTTGAAGAAAAATTAGATTTTAGTAAAAACAAACGCATTATAAAAAATGCCAAAGAATTACAGCTTTTACAAAAGGCTGTAAATTTTGGCAAAGAATGCTTTGAAGAATTTGCTAAATTTATCAGCCAAGAAGGCTATGGTAAAAGTGAAAGAGAATTGCATTTTAAAGCATGTGAAATTTTTCAAAAAAAAGGTGAGTTGGGGCTTTCTTTTTCACCTATTGTAGCTATTAATGAAAATGCAGCAAAAGCTCATGCTTTACCTAGTGATAAATGTTTAGAATATGGAGATTTGTTATTGGTTGATGCTGGGGTGGTTTATCAAAGATATTGTTCAGATAGAACTAGAACAGCTTGTTTTAATGAAAGTGGCATAGTATTTGATAAAGATAATCCTAGTTTTAAAAATAAAGAAATAAAAGAAATTTATGAAGTCGTAAAACAAGCTCAATTAAAAGCTATAGAAAAAGCAAAAATTGGTATGAAAGCAAAAGAGCTTGATTTTATCGCAAGAGAAGTGATAAAAAATGCAGGCTTTGAAAAAGAATTTATCCATAGTTTAGGACATGGAGTAGGGCTTGATATACATGAGTTGCCAAATATTAGCCAAAGAAGTGATTATGAGTTAAAAGAGGGTATGGTTTTTACCATTGAACCTGGAATTTATATCAAAGATAAATTAGGCATTAGGATAGAAGATATGATTTATCTTGATAAAGAAAAGGCAGTGGTGTTATAATTTGCTGGTTAAAGGAGCTAGAAGATTAGAAAAAATTTGTTTTTTTCCTTTTTACACAAAAGCAAAAAAAAGAGGAAAATATATAGCCATTGTAGGACTTGGGAGCAATATAGAAGATGAAAAAAAACGCTTTCGAGCTTTATTTAGGCTTTTAATGCAAGATAAACGCTTGCAAGTATTGCAAACATCGCCATTTTTAATAAACAAGGCTTTTGGTTTTGAAAATCAAAAGGATTTTACTAATGCAGTGATGATTGTTAGCACGAGTTTGCATGCAAGAGCACTTTTAAAAGTTTTATTTTTTTATGAATTTAAATTTAGAAGAAAAAGAACTTTTAAAAATGCTCCTAGAACACTTGATTTGGATTTATTATATTTTTCGAAGAAAGTGCGAAAAGATGAGTATTGCACGGTGCCTCATATAGGGGTAGATGATAGAATTAGTGTAACTTTGCCTTTAGGCTTGTTAAGATAAGGAAAAATATGGGACAATTGATTCATACTTTTACGGTTGAAAGCACAGATGAAATTATACCTAAGGTTAAACAAGATTATGGTGATAAAGCTTTAATTGTTACTAATAAACAAATTAGACCAAAAACTATCAACCAAAAACCTTTATACGAAGTTATAGTTGCTATAGAAGAAGCTGATTATGAAGAACACTTAAAGCAAAATAATCTTCCTATGCCACCTAAGAAAAAACCAAAAACAGCAAATTTTCCTGAAGCAAAAATTCAAACTCCAGTGCAAGATACTGAAAAAAAAGAAGAAGATGTGGTATTGGATTTTTCTTCCAAAGCAAAACAAAAACCTATTAATCCTTATTTAAGCACTAGCAAAAAAGATGATAATTTTTTAAATTTAAAAAACAAACTTTCTCAAGTTAGTTCTGAAATCAATAAGGTTTCAAATTATCAAGATTTTTCTATGCCAAATCAAAATTATGATAAAAAAATAGAAGCTTTTGAAAAACAAATGAATAAACTTAACGATAAAATGAATTTGCTTGTAGATATGATGTGGGATGATAAGGCAGAATCACGCAAAGAACTTGTAATACCGCCTGAATTTGCAAGTATTTATAAACAAGCTAAAGCAAGCGGTATGCAAGAAGCACATTTAGAAGCAATTATGAAAGCAACTATAGAAAATATGCCAAGCACTATGAAAGCTAATCAAGAAGCAGTGCAAAGGTATTTTTATTCACTTTTGCGTAATATGCTTCCTTGTCGTTTAGAAAGTGAAATCAAAAAGCAAAAAATTATGATGTTAGTAGGGCCAACTGGAGTGGGTAAAACTACAACTTTAGCAAAACTTGCTTTTCGCTATGCTTATGGAGATAGACGCTATAAAACGGGCATTATCACGCTAGATACTTATAGAATAGGTGCAGTAGAACAGCTTTTTCAATATGCTAAGATGATGAAGCTTCCTATTATAGATAGTATTGAACCAACTGATTTAGATGATGCAATAAGAAGTTTAAATACTTGTGAGATGATTTTGGTAGATACTACTGGAAATTCACAATATGATAAAGCAAAACTTGAAAAAACTAAAGAATTTTTATCGCACTCTAATGCACAAATTGATGTAAATTTAGTTCTTTCAGCAAATACAAAATACGAAGATTTACTAGAAACTTATAATAATTTTTCATTTTTAAATATAGATACTTTAATCATTACAAAATTCGATGAAACTAAAGTTTTTGGAAATGTATTTTCTTTGCTTTATGAAACTAGCACTCCAATGAGTTTTTTTTCTATAGGACAAGAAGTTCCTGATGATATAGAATTGGCCAATAGTGATTTTTTAGTGCGTTGTGTTTTAGAAGGCTTTAGAAGGGATGAAAATGAGTAATCAAGCAGAAAAATTAAAAGATTTAATTAAAAATGAAAATTCCAATGCAAAACATACTCATTTTATTGCTGTTACAAGTGGAAAGGGTGGTGTTGGAAAAAGTACTTTTAGTGCTAATTTAGGTAATATCTTAGCTAAAAATGGCTATAAAGTGGGACTTTTTGATGCAGATATAGGGCTTGCAAATTTAGATGTGATTTTAAATGTGCGTGTAGAAAAAAATCTTTTACATGTTTTAAAGGGTGAGTGTTCTTTAGAAGATATTTTAATAGAAGTAAAGCCAAATTTATGGCTTATACCAGGTGAAAGTGGCGATGAAATTTTAAAATACAATGATAAAAATATTTATGAAAGATTTTTAAATCAAACAAGTATTTTAGATGATTTAGATTTTTTAATCATTGATACTGGAGCAGGTATTGGCGGTAATATAGGAAATTTTTTGGAAATGTCTGATGAGGTTATAGTTATCACCGTTCCTGATCCAGCAGCTATTACTGATGCATATGCAACTATAAAAACCACATCAAAAACTAAAGAAAATTTATTGATGGTATTTAATGTTGTAAAAAATGAAAACGAAGCTTTGAGAATTTTTGATAATATTAAAAAAGTAGCAGATATTAACATTAAACATGATTTGAAATTAGAATTTTTGGGTTTTTTAGGGCAAAGTAAAGATATAAGTTCTAGTATTAAAAAAAGAACTTTATTTAGCGATGATGATACCAATGCAAGTGATGAGCTAAAAACTATAGCTTCCAAGCTTTTGTATAGATTGGAACAAAAAGTGCTTAATAATGTCGGAGATAAAAGCATAATGAGTTTTTTCAAAAAGCTTTTAGATCGTTTTTAGATTGAGGGAAAAAAATGAGACCAGAAAATTTTGTAGCTTTTTTTACAGTTTGTGGTTTTTTTATAGGCTTAATGTTTACTATAGTCAATATAGAAGATGCTGTAGAAATAGTTGTTTATACTTGTTTAATTACTTTTATATTCTATGTGTTAATTCATATTGTTATAATGATATTTGTAGATGTAAATAAAATTAGTGGTAGAAGTTTTAATAAAGAAAAATATGAAAATGATAACAATAGCTTTATAGCAGAATTAGCCGCAAGAGAAAAGAAAATGGATTATTTACTTGAGAAACTTCAAGAGGAGCGTGAGGATCTTAAAAAACTTGAAACTTCTCATAAGAAAAAAAGTGTGAAACATGCAGCCGCATAATGCCTATGCTTCAGCATTGAAAAAAGAGCAAGATGATCTAGTGATATCTTATATGCCAGCTTTAAGAGCAATGGCATTTAGATTAAAAGAACGCTTGCCAGCTAGTATTGATGTTAATGATTTAATTAGTATAGGCGTAGAAGAAATGATTAAGCTTTCACGCCGCTATGACAAAGAACAAAATGATAATTTTTGGGGCTTTGCAAGAAAAAGAGTAAATGGAGCTATGCTTGATTATCTAAGAAGCTTAGATGTAATGAGTAGAAGCAATAGAAAAATCATCAAAGAAATTGATGCTATTGTTGATGAATTTTATCAAGAAAATGAAAAAGAACCTGATGATGAATATTTAGCAAAAAGATTAAATTTAGAAGTAGAAAAGGTTAAAGAAGCAAGAGCAGCTCATGCTATATCGCTTGTAATGCCTTTAGATGAACAGCTAAATTGCTTCAATGATAGTAATATCATAGAACAAATAGAAAAAGAAGAACTAATAGAAAAAATTAATGCTGTTTTAGAAGAATTTAAAGAAAGAGAAAGACTTGTAATCCAGCTTTATTATTATGAAGAATTAAATTTAAAAGAAATTGCAGAGGTTTTAGAGATTAGCGAATCAAGAATTTCACAAATTCATAAGCGTTTGCTAAAGAAAATTCGAGAAAGGCTAGTTTAGTATGGCTGAGATACTTTCACAAGAAGAAATTGATGCTCTCTTAGAAGTTGTAGATGATGATAGCGATGAAAGTGCTGCTTCGTCTAAATTAGAAGAAATAGAAGATAAAAGAGACATTGTTGTTTATGATTTTAAGCGTCCAAATAGGGTTTCTAAAGAACAGCTTCGCTCTATCAAAGGGATTCATGATAAGTTAGCAAGAAACCTTGCTTCGCAAATTTCATCTATGATGAGAAGTATAGTTGAGATTAAACTTCACTCAGTAGATCAAATGACTTATGGTGAATTTTTAATGTCTTTGCCAAGTCCTACAAGCTTTAATGTATTTTCTATAAAACCTCTTGATGGAAATTGTGTTTTAGAGATAAATCCAAGTATTGCTTTTCCTATGATAGATAGACTTTTAGGTGGGCAAGGAGAAAGTTTTGATACTTTAAGAGAGCTAACAGAAATCGAGCTTAATTTGCTTGATTCTATTTTGCGTATTATTATGCAAAGACTTAAAGAAAGTTGGATGAATGTAACTGAAATTTATCCAAGTGTGGAAGCTAAAGAATCAAGCCCAAATGTTGTGCAAATTGTTTCGCAAAATGAAATTGTTATTATGGTGGTGATGGAGATTATCATCGGAAATTCAAGCGGTATGGTAAATATTTGCTATCCGGTTGTGCATTTAGAAAGTATATTAAGTCGTTTGGCAAATCGCGATATTATGATGGGTGAAACTAGTGCTAAAAAATCAAGAAATAAAGAGCTTAAAACTTTGATTGGGCGTGCTGAAGTGATTTATGAAGCTATGCTTGGTAAAACATTTATCAATGTAAATGAATTTTTAGATCTAAAGCAAGGAGATATATTAAAACTTGATAGAACTGCAGATGATAAAGCTATAGTAGCTATTGATAAAAAGGAAGTTTTTTTAGCACAAGTTGGGCTTCATAGATTTAGAAAGTCAATTAAAATTTTAGAACTTATCAAAACTGATAAGGATGAAATTAAAGAAATGCTTGAAAGATATGAAGATGAAAGAAGAGCAAAAGCAAATTCTTATAATGAAAATGAAGATATAGAAGAGGAAGAAGATGATCAATGATTTTTTAGGCATATTTGTCAATGAATGTGTAAGTACTATAGAAGGTTTAACTGGAAAAAATGCCGAATTTAGCGAATACTATGAGTATGATGTAAATTCTCAAGATTCTATGACTCCTCCGCTTGTTAGTGCAACTTTTAGTGTAAATAATGATATGAAAATCAAAGTATTAGCAAGTGCAGTTTTAATGAGTGCAATTGGCGAATGGATGATGGGAGAAGAAGAAATCTCTAAAAATAGCGAGTTAAACGAAGATGAGATGGATGCAGCTAAAGAAGCTATACAAAATATAATTTCTGCATTTTCTACTACCTTAGGTGCACAAAAAGAAATTCCAAAAATGGAATTTAGTTTAGATAGTTGTGAATTTGTAGCAGATACTTTAGAACTTGGCGGTTTTCATAAATTATATTTATACAATGTAAAAATTGCAGATTTAGAAGAAAAAGTTTCTTTGGTTTTTGATGAAAAAATTTACAAAGTTTTAACTAAGACTGATTTAGAAGAAATCGTTGCAACTCAAGATCAAGAAAGCTCTCATGAACACAAAGTTTTAGCTAATGTTGAAGAATTAAAAAATATCGGCTTAATCATGGATGTTCGTTTGCCTATAAGAGTGCGTATAGGTAGTAAAAAAATGCTTTTAAAAGATGTATTAACTATGGATATAGGCTCTGTTATAGAGCTTGATCAATTAGCAAATGATCCTTTAGAAATCTTAATAGGCGATAAAAAAATTGCTTATGGTGAAGTAGTGATAGTAGATGGAAATTTTGGAGTGCAAATTACTGAAATTGGCTCTAAAAAAGAAAGATTAGAACAATTAAGATGAAAGAATACATCATTGAGGATATTTCTTATTTAAAAGAATTGGAAAAAATTCAAAAAGGTGTAACTTTTTTTGGTTCTGCTAGGTTAAAAGAAGACAATGAGTATTGCATTTTAGCTTCAAACTTGGCTAAAAAATTAGCAAATGATGGCTATAGCATTATCAGCGGTGGAGGCGGTGGTATTATGCAAGCGGCTAATTATGGGGCTATACAGAGTAAAACTTCACATTTAAAATCTTTCGGATTTAATATACATTTACCATTTGAGCAAAAAGCAAATGATTTTTTAGAGTATAATATCACCTTTAAGAGCTTAGCCATTCGCAAAATGGCTCTTATTCAAAAGAGTCTTGCTTTTGTGATTTTCCCAGGCGGCTTTGGGACATTAGATGAATTTTTTGAAATTCTTACTTTAAAGCAACTTAGTTTTAAAAAAGATGTTCCTATCATTTTAGTTGGGCGAAAATTTTGGCATACTCTTGATGAATTTATCAAAACTTCTTTACTAGAGCTTGGAACTATATCAAAAAATGATGAGTTAAAGTATAGTATAAGTGATGATTTAGATGAAATTATAAGAATGATAAAGGAAAAAGATGAAAATTCTTGTCGCAATGAGTGGGGGTGTAGATAGCACGGTTACTGCTTATAAACTAAAACAAGCCGGACATGAAGTGCAAGGGTGTTATATGAAGCTTCATGGCAAGGCTAATTATCATGAAGAAAATATAAAAAAAGTAGAAAAGGTTGCCAAATTTTTAGGCATTGATTATCACATTTTAGACTTACAAGATGATTTTAAAAATCAAGTTTACATGCCTTTTGTAAATACCTACAAAGAAGGAAAAACGCCAAATCCTTGTGCTTTATGCAATCGCTTTATAAAGCTTGGAAAATTGTTAGAATTTGCAAAAAAACTTGGTTGTGAGAAGCTAGCCACAGGCCATTATGCAAGAATAGAAAATAATTTAATAAAAACTGCAGTAGATGAGAGTAAAGATCAAAGTTATTTTTTGGCAAATGCAGATAAAGAAGCCTTAAAGTATTTAATCTTTCCACTTGGAGAGATGAAAAAAGAAGATGTGAAAAAATTTGCTTCAACCATCGATGTTTTAAAATCTTTTGCCACTCAAAAAGAAAGCTCTGAAATTTGTTTTGTGGAAGATACTTATGTGCAAGTTTTAGATCAGTTTATGGATACTAAAATTCCAGGTATTGTAAGAGATAGTAGTGGCAAAGAAGTAGGAAAGCATGAGGGCTATATGCACTATACCATAGGTAAAAGAAGGGGTTTTGAAGTGCGTGGGGCACATGAGCCACATTTTGTATTAAAAATAGATCCTAAAAAAAATGAAATCATAGTGGGTAAAAAAGAAGAGCTTAAGATAAGCGAATTTAACCTTGATAGTATTAATTTATTTATCGATGCTAAAGAGTTAGATTGTGAAGTAAAAATACGCTATAGATCAAAATCAACCCCATGTAAAGTTTTGATTAATGAAGATAAAAGTGCAAAAATCATCTTACAAGAACCTGTTTATGGGCTTGCTAGCGGACAAATGGCGGTATTTTACGATAAAGATTTAGTGCTTGCAAGTGGATTTATAAAATAAAGCCAAAGGGATTGTTCTAAACCCTGCTAAAGCAGGGGATACTCAATAAGCCTTGACATAGCAAAGTGTTAAGAGTATAATTATAAGAACAATGTTGAGCATTTAACTCACCTCCCTTCTGGGCGGTAAATTAACGCTAAAGGGTTGCACCCCTTTGGCGTTGCACCCTTGCGTAATTATACTAACTTCTTTTAAATAAAACTTATCTTAGAAAAATTATATTGTATTTGATAAGTTGATTTTATTCACTCTAATAAATCTTTTAATGGAATTTCTAAACTTTTAGAAATTTTATATAAGTGCTCTAAGTTAAAATGTTTACCATATCGATTGCACTCACAATTTGAATAAAATGCAACTGATTTTATACCTATATCTAGGGCTAATTCAAGCTGAGAAATTCCTCTTTTCTCTCTAAATTTCCTTACATTTGATGATACTTTTTTATAAAAATTTAGAATTTCTTTTTTGCTAGAATTGCTAAAGTCATCTTTCATTGTTTATCCTGATTTTAATTAAAAATATTAAAACATTTTTTGTTATTTTATTTACAAATATAAAATATTTAATATAATATCATTTATTTTAAGCATAAGGACAAATATGAAAATCTTAGGTTTTGATATAGGGATAAATTCTATAGGTTGGGCTTTTGTTGAAAATGATGAGTTAAAAGATTGTGGGGTTAGAATATTTACAAAAGCTGAAAATCCAAAAAACAAAGAATCTTTAGCCTTACCTAGACGCAATGCAAGAAGCAATAGAAGGCGTCTTAAAAGAAGAAAATCAAGATTAATTGCTATTAAGCACATTTTAGCTAAAGAATTAAATTTAAATTATAAAGATTATATAGCAAATGATGGGGAATTGCCTAAAGCTTATGAAGGAAAACTAACTAATGTTTATGAGTTAAGATATAAAGCTTTAAATCAAAAATTAGAAGCTAAAGATTTAGCAAGAGTTATTTTACATATAGCAAAACATCGTGGTTATATGAATAAAAATGAAAAAAAATCAAATGATAGTGAAAAAGGAAAAATTTTAAGTGCTTTAAAAAATAATGCTTTAAAATTAGAAAAATATCAAAGCGTTGGAGAATATTTTTATAAAGAATTTTTTCAAAAATATAAAGAAAATACTAAAAATTTCATCAAGATTCGCAATACTAAAGATAATTATAATAATTGCGTTTTAGCAAGTGATTTAGAAAAAGAATTAAAATTAATCTTAGAAAAACAAAAAGAATTTGGATATAGCTATAATGATGATTTTATAAAAGAAATTATAAATATTGCATTTTTTCAAAGACCATTAAAAGATTTTTCACATTTAGTAGGAAGTTGTACTTTTTTTGAAGAAGAAAAGCGAGCTTGTAAAAATTCATATAGTGCTTGGGAATTTGTAGCTTTGAGTAAGATTATTAATGAATTAAAAAGGCTAGAAAAAATAAGCGGAGAGCTTATATCAGCTCAAACAATAAATGAAATTTTAAACCATATTTTAGATAAAGGAAATATTACTTATAAAAAATTTAGATCTTGTATTAATCTACACGAAAGCATTGAATTTAAAAGTCTTAACTACGACAAAGATAATGCAGAAAGTGCAAAATTAGTTGATTTTAAAAAATTAATAGAATTTAAAAAAGCTTTGGGAGAACATTCTTTTAACAGACAAGAATTAGATGAAATAGCAACTCACATTACTTTGATAAAAGATAATGATAAATTAAAAACTGCTTTAGAAAAATATAATTTAAATAATGAACAAATTAATGCTTTATTAGAAATTGAATTTAATGATCACATAAACCTTAGCTTTAAAGCATTAAATTTAATCTTGCCTTTGATGAGAGAGGGAAAAAGATATGATGAAGCATGTGAAATTGTAAATTTAAAATCAAAAACAAGCAATCAAAAGCAAGATTTGCTTCCAGCTTTTTGTGATAGTATATTTTCGCAAGAGCTTAGCAATCCTGTTGTAAATAGAGCTATAAGTGAGTATAGAAAAGTATTAAATGCTTTGCTTAAAAAATATGGCAAAGTGCATAAAATTCATTTAGAATTAGCAAGAGATGTAGGGCTTAGCAAAAAGGCAAGAGAAAAAATAGAAAAAGAACAAAAAGAAAATAAGGAAATTAATGATTGGGCTTTAGATGAGTGTGAAAAATTCGGGCTTAAAGCAAATAATAAAAATATTTTAAAATTAAAACTTTGGAAAGAACAAAAAGAAATTTGTGCTTATAGCGGTAAAAAAATATCTATAGAGCATTTAAAAGATGAAAAAGCTTTAGAAGTTGATCATATATATCCTTATTCAAGAAGTTTTGATGATTCATATATGAATAAGGTTTTGGTTTTTACCAAAGAAAATCAAGAAAAACTCAACAAAACACCTTTTGAAGCTTTTGGAAAAAATATAGAAAGATGGAATAAAATTCAAGCATTAGCACAAAATCTTCCTTATAAAAAGAAAAATAAAATTTTAGATGAAAATTTTAAAGATAAACAACAACAAGACTTTATTAGTAGAAATTTAAATGATACAAGATATATTGCAACTTTAATAGCTAAATACACAAAAGAATATTTAAATTTTTTACCTTTAAATGAAAATGAAAATACAAATTTAAAAAGCGGAGAAAAAGGAAGTAAGATTCATGTTCAAACTATCAATGGTATGCTTACTTCAGTTTTAAGACACACTTGGGGTTTTGATAAAAAAGATAGAAATAACCATCTTCACCATGCACTTGATGCCATTATAGTTGCTTATAGCACAAACTCAATCATAAAAGCTTTTTCGGATTTTAAAAAAAATCAAGAGCTTTTAAAAGCAAAGCTTTATGCTAAAGAACTTACAAGTGATAATTATAAACATCAAGCTAAATTTTTTGAACCTTTTGAAGGATTTAGAGAAAAAATTTTAAATAAAATTGATGAGATATTTGTTTCAAAACCACCTAGAAAAAGAGCAAGAGGAACTTTACATAAAGAAACTTTTTATCCTGAAGAAACAATGATTAAAAAATACAATTCTAAAGAAGGTTTAAATATAGCATTAAATTGTGGAAAAATAAGGAAAATAGGCACAAAATATGTTGAAAATGATACTATGGTAAGACTTGATATCTTTAAAAAGCAAAATAAATTTTATGCTATACCTATTTATACTATGGATTTTGCCTTAGGAATTTTAC
The genomic region above belongs to Campylobacter peloridis LMG 23910 and contains:
- a CDS encoding aminopeptidase P family protein codes for the protein MNFILKNENALFYECGYSCDNALFLKLEDEAFFITDARYSFEASEMIKNARVILAQDLFASARELLEKTGVDKVCFDPKEFSHFEFKELGKSVNVVFEEKLDFSKNKRIIKNAKELQLLQKAVNFGKECFEEFAKFISQEGYGKSERELHFKACEIFQKKGELGLSFSPIVAINENAAKAHALPSDKCLEYGDLLLVDAGVVYQRYCSDRTRTACFNESGIVFDKDNPSFKNKEIKEIYEVVKQAQLKAIEKAKIGMKAKELDFIAREVIKNAGFEKEFIHSLGHGVGLDIHELPNISQRSDYELKEGMVFTIEPGIYIKDKLGIRIEDMIYLDKEKAVVL
- the folK gene encoding 2-amino-4-hydroxy-6-hydroxymethyldihydropteridine diphosphokinase; translated protein: MLVKGARRLEKICFFPFYTKAKKRGKYIAIVGLGSNIEDEKKRFRALFRLLMQDKRLQVLQTSPFLINKAFGFENQKDFTNAVMIVSTSLHARALLKVLFFYEFKFRRKRTFKNAPRTLDLDLLYFSKKVRKDEYCTVPHIGVDDRISVTLPLGLLR
- the flhF gene encoding flagellar biosynthesis protein FlhF, which gives rise to MGQLIHTFTVESTDEIIPKVKQDYGDKALIVTNKQIRPKTINQKPLYEVIVAIEEADYEEHLKQNNLPMPPKKKPKTANFPEAKIQTPVQDTEKKEEDVVLDFSSKAKQKPINPYLSTSKKDDNFLNLKNKLSQVSSEINKVSNYQDFSMPNQNYDKKIEAFEKQMNKLNDKMNLLVDMMWDDKAESRKELVIPPEFASIYKQAKASGMQEAHLEAIMKATIENMPSTMKANQEAVQRYFYSLLRNMLPCRLESEIKKQKIMMLVGPTGVGKTTTLAKLAFRYAYGDRRYKTGIITLDTYRIGAVEQLFQYAKMMKLPIIDSIEPTDLDDAIRSLNTCEMILVDTTGNSQYDKAKLEKTKEFLSHSNAQIDVNLVLSANTKYEDLLETYNNFSFLNIDTLIITKFDETKVFGNVFSLLYETSTPMSFFSIGQEVPDDIELANSDFLVRCVLEGFRRDENE
- a CDS encoding P-loop NTPase, with translation MSNQAEKLKDLIKNENSNAKHTHFIAVTSGKGGVGKSTFSANLGNILAKNGYKVGLFDADIGLANLDVILNVRVEKNLLHVLKGECSLEDILIEVKPNLWLIPGESGDEILKYNDKNIYERFLNQTSILDDLDFLIIDTGAGIGGNIGNFLEMSDEVIVITVPDPAAITDAYATIKTTSKTKENLLMVFNVVKNENEALRIFDNIKKVADINIKHDLKLEFLGFLGQSKDISSSIKKRTLFSDDDTNASDELKTIASKLLYRLEQKVLNNVGDKSIMSFFKKLLDRF
- a CDS encoding RNA polymerase sigma factor FliA gives rise to the protein MQPHNAYASALKKEQDDLVISYMPALRAMAFRLKERLPASIDVNDLISIGVEEMIKLSRRYDKEQNDNFWGFARKRVNGAMLDYLRSLDVMSRSNRKIIKEIDAIVDEFYQENEKEPDDEYLAKRLNLEVEKVKEARAAHAISLVMPLDEQLNCFNDSNIIEQIEKEELIEKINAVLEEFKERERLVIQLYYYEELNLKEIAEVLEISESRISQIHKRLLKKIRERLV
- the fliM gene encoding flagellar motor switch protein FliM yields the protein MAEILSQEEIDALLEVVDDDSDESAASSKLEEIEDKRDIVVYDFKRPNRVSKEQLRSIKGIHDKLARNLASQISSMMRSIVEIKLHSVDQMTYGEFLMSLPSPTSFNVFSIKPLDGNCVLEINPSIAFPMIDRLLGGQGESFDTLRELTEIELNLLDSILRIIMQRLKESWMNVTEIYPSVEAKESSPNVVQIVSQNEIVIMVVMEIIIGNSSGMVNICYPVVHLESILSRLANRDIMMGETSAKKSRNKELKTLIGRAEVIYEAMLGKTFINVNEFLDLKQGDILKLDRTADDKAIVAIDKKEVFLAQVGLHRFRKSIKILELIKTDKDEIKEMLERYEDERRAKANSYNENEDIEEEEDDQ
- the fliY gene encoding flagellar motor switch protein FliY translates to MINDFLGIFVNECVSTIEGLTGKNAEFSEYYEYDVNSQDSMTPPLVSATFSVNNDMKIKVLASAVLMSAIGEWMMGEEEISKNSELNEDEMDAAKEAIQNIISAFSTTLGAQKEIPKMEFSLDSCEFVADTLELGGFHKLYLYNVKIADLEEKVSLVFDEKIYKVLTKTDLEEIVATQDQESSHEHKVLANVEELKNIGLIMDVRLPIRVRIGSKKMLLKDVLTMDIGSVIELDQLANDPLEILIGDKKIAYGEVVIVDGNFGVQITEIGSKKERLEQLR
- a CDS encoding TIGR00730 family Rossman fold protein, which gives rise to MKEYIIEDISYLKELEKIQKGVTFFGSARLKEDNEYCILASNLAKKLANDGYSIISGGGGGIMQAANYGAIQSKTSHLKSFGFNIHLPFEQKANDFLEYNITFKSLAIRKMALIQKSLAFVIFPGGFGTLDEFFEILTLKQLSFKKDVPIILVGRKFWHTLDEFIKTSLLELGTISKNDELKYSISDDLDEIIRMIKEKDENSCRNEWGCR
- the mnmA gene encoding tRNA 2-thiouridine(34) synthase MnmA, whose protein sequence is MKILVAMSGGVDSTVTAYKLKQAGHEVQGCYMKLHGKANYHEENIKKVEKVAKFLGIDYHILDLQDDFKNQVYMPFVNTYKEGKTPNPCALCNRFIKLGKLLEFAKKLGCEKLATGHYARIENNLIKTAVDESKDQSYFLANADKEALKYLIFPLGEMKKEDVKKFASTIDVLKSFATQKESSEICFVEDTYVQVLDQFMDTKIPGIVRDSSGKEVGKHEGYMHYTIGKRRGFEVRGAHEPHFVLKIDPKKNEIIVGKKEELKISEFNLDSINLFIDAKELDCEVKIRYRSKSTPCKVLINEDKSAKIILQEPVYGLASGQMAVFYDKDLVLASGFIK
- a CDS encoding helix-turn-helix domain-containing protein, which encodes MKDDFSNSSKKEILNFYKKVSSNVRKFREKRGISQLELALDIGIKSVAFYSNCECNRYGKHFNLEHLYKISKSLEIPLKDLLE